TACCAGTCAAGTGGAGATAATAGCACATACGACCTCCCCAGGTGGTTATTTTGAGAATGAAataatttatgggaaaatgattCAAATCAAATGATGTATTTAAAATGCTACACTGCTATCCTAATATAAATGATCAGGAAGAAAATAATGGCCACTGTCATATCAGGCAGTTGCCATATTGAGAAATCATGGTCATTGGGACAGAACTGCAGCTTATCTGCTTTTATCCATTAGGGCTTGGCCCTGGCAGCCAAAAGACGGGTGTATGGATAGGAGCGGGTGGGTGGGGTTAGGGAAAAGGGTGAACACTTGGAAACTTCTTACCAGTTGGGGGTGTGGCGTCCAGGCCCCTGTGCACTTGGGAGGAAAGTGGAGTTTGAACTATGGCAGTGTGGGTTCCAAGTATCACTTGGCAGGGATGATGGCATGGACACAGCAGGCTGAGTGTTGAGGAAGCTATGCCCACCCTTACTCCTTGTACTTCCTTCAGGTTGGAACTGGAAGAACCTCCGCTGGTTCTGGCTGCTGCAAACGTGGTGAGGAACATCACGTACAAGTACCGGGAGGACTTGTCTGCACACCTCATGGTCGCTGGCTGGGACCAGCGTGAAGGGGGCCAGGTGGGTCCCTCCATGCACATCCTCCTGCAGGCACAACCTCCCTGCTTCCCACAGAGGGAGTCACCAGTCCTGAGTCATTTTAGCAATGAAATCCAAAGACCCTGCCTCAAAACGCATGGTCTAGTCCCAACTGCTGGGGACCTGAGCAACAGGGAGCTTCACCCCAGGGTGCAGAGACCACCCACTTGTctcagtggggaggggaggcttgGTGATCCTTCGGACTCACCTGACAATgtccccaccaccccaccaccaggTTTATGGAACTCTAGAAGGAATGTTGATCCGACAGCCCTTTGCCATCGGCGGCTCCGGCAGCACCTACATCTACGGGTACGTGGATGCCGCGTACAAGCCAGGCATGTCGCCCGAGGAGTGCAGGCGCTTCACCACAGACGGTAACTCGCCAAGCAGGACACGCCGAGGGAGGGTTGTAGCCTGGGAACGCAGACTGCATGGAGTAGGAAGAGGAATACATGGGTAGCCGTTTATGTGAATGTGCAAACTAGGAAACGAGATGGGGACGTGGGGACAGGAGGGGTACACCACAGGTATTCTGAGGAGACCACGGTGGGATCTGTGGTCACCATAGAAACCATGGAGGCGCAGGTGTGCTGGCGCTGACTTGGCTCAGCTCTCAAGAGCCtattgttaaatttattacacATCCAAGAATTTGTGCACTGCATGCTATGCTATTCGGAACTTGAAATCAGAACGCTTACGTCGTGGACGTCAGCAGGTACTCCATGTGAAGGCTTGATTGATCGATTGATTTTAAAGCCTGTTTCTCGGCACAAGGGCAGACATTGCTTCTCTGGAAGATGGGTTTGAGGAGAAGGGGGAGTGGGTGTGGGCAGGAAGGGAAAGCAAAGATTGTTGACGCTCcgccactctctctccctctctccaacgcGAACCCCCTGCAGCGATCGCTCTGGCCATGAGCCGGGATGGCTCCAGTGGGGGTGTCATCTACCTGGTCACTATCACAGCTGCTGGCGTGGACCACCGCGTAATCTTGGGCAATGAGCTGCCGAAGTTTTACGATGAGTGATTCTTTCTCAGACTTGCTTCCTCGTTTTGTAATAAACTCTCTGAGAACAGAAGCTGGTATCGTCAATAACAATGGGTGCCCTGTTCCTTCTCTCCCAGGCCTAAAACCCCCT
The sequence above is drawn from the Lepus europaeus isolate LE1 chromosome 3, mLepTim1.pri, whole genome shotgun sequence genome and encodes:
- the PSMB9 gene encoding proteasome subunit beta type-9; the protein is MLRAGAPAGDLPWAGEVHTGTTIMAVEFDGGVVVGSDSRVSAGQAVVNRVFDKLSPLHQRIYCALSGSAADAQAIADMAAYQLELHGLELEEPPLVLAAANVVRNITYKYREDLSAHLMVAGWDQREGGQVYGTLEGMLIRQPFAIGGSGSTYIYGYVDAAYKPGMSPEECRRFTTDAIALAMSRDGSSGGVIYLVTITAAGVDHRVILGNELPKFYDE